The following proteins are encoded in a genomic region of Chryseobacterium cucumeris:
- a CDS encoding NUDIX hydrolase gives MESPKKLQDIKVAVDAVIFGYFDKKDLQILLIKRNIEPFKGGWALPGGLVLDDESVDDAVKRELYEEAGIKPDFLEQLYTFGNLGRDPRNRVVSVAYLGLVNPSYHELFADSDADDAQWFSINKLPSVAFDHKTIIETALKRLRTKIQYQPIGFNLLNEEFPFSDLENLYKTIVGQEIDRRNFRKKIMSYGLLNETNNVKKEGSGRPGKLFTFNKEKYKELEEQGFYFEIK, from the coding sequence ATGGAGTCTCCAAAAAAATTACAGGATATAAAAGTGGCTGTAGATGCCGTTATTTTCGGATATTTTGATAAAAAAGATCTTCAGATCCTTCTGATTAAAAGAAATATTGAACCTTTTAAAGGAGGCTGGGCACTTCCGGGAGGGCTTGTTCTTGATGATGAAAGTGTAGATGATGCGGTAAAAAGAGAATTGTATGAAGAAGCCGGTATAAAGCCCGATTTTTTGGAACAACTGTATACTTTTGGTAATCTGGGCCGCGATCCGAGAAACAGAGTGGTTTCTGTGGCTTATTTGGGGCTTGTAAACCCATCTTATCATGAACTGTTTGCCGATTCAGATGCCGATGACGCACAATGGTTTAGTATTAATAAACTTCCATCAGTAGCATTTGATCACAAAACCATTATTGAGACAGCATTAAAAAGACTTCGCACAAAAATTCAATACCAGCCGATCGGCTTCAATCTTCTCAATGAAGAATTCCCTTTTTCAGATCTTGAAAACCTTTATAAAACAATTGTCGGACAGGAAATTGACAGAAGAAACTTCCGCAAGAAAATCATGAGCTACGGACTCCTGAACGAAACCAATAACGTTAAAAAAGAAGGCAGCGGCAGACCCGGAAAACTTTTTACTTTCAATAAAGAAAAATATAAAGAGCTGGAAGAGCAGGGCTTTTATTTTGAAATCAAATAG